A single region of the Raphanus sativus cultivar WK10039 chromosome 1, ASM80110v3, whole genome shotgun sequence genome encodes:
- the LOC108809095 gene encoding AP-1 complex subunit gamma-1, whose translation MNSIFSGTRLRDMIRSIRACKTAAEERGVVRKECADIRASINENDPHDRHRNLAKLMFIHMLGYPTHFGQMECLKLIASPGFPEKRIGYLGLMLLLDERQEVLMLVTNSLKQDLNHTNQYVVGLALCALGNICSAEMARDLAPEVERLIQFRDPNIRKKAALCSTRIVRKVPDLAENFVNAASSLLKEKHHGVLITGVQLCYELCTINDEALEYFRKKCTEGLIKTLRDITNSAYQPEYDVAGITDPFLHIRLLKLLRVLGHGDADASDLMTDILAQVATKTESNKNAGNAVLYECVETIMAIEDTSSLRVLAINILGRFLSNRDNNIRYVALNMLMKAIAFDDQAVQRHRVTILECVKDPDASIRKRALDLVSLLINENNVKQLTKELIDYLEISDEDFKEDLSAKICSIVEKFSPEKIWYIDQMLKVLSEAGKFVKDDVWHALIVVISNASELHGYTVRALYKAVLTYSEQETLVRVAIWCIGEYGDLLVNNVGMLGIEDPITVTESDAVDVIEEAITRHNSDMTTKAMALVALLKLSSRFPSISERIKDIIVKQKGSLLLEMQQRAIEFNSIVDRHKNIRSSLVERMPVLDEATFNVRRAGSLPASVSTMAKPSVSIPNGVAAAPLVDLLDLGSDDIMAAPSSSGADFLQDLLGVDLGSSPAQSGAAPGPKAGADLLMDILSIGTPSPAQNNTSSIDLLSTAAINNSPSTALDTLSSPAPPHVATTASAGGMFDLLDGLSPSPSKEATNGPAYPPIVAYESSTLKIEFTFSKPSENPQTTNVQATFINLSPNNFTDFIFQAAVPKFLQLHLDPASSNTLPASGNIMQNLKVTNSQHGKKSLVMRMRIGYKVNGKDVLEEGQINNFPRGL comes from the exons ATGAATTCAATTTTTTCCGGTACTCGTCTAAG GGACATGATCAGATCCATAAGAGCGTGCAAAACAGCTGCGGAGGAGCGTGGCGTTGTGAGGAAAGAGTGTGCTGATATCAGAGCGTCCATCAATGAGAACGACCCTCACGATAGGCACCGGAACCTCGCCAAGCTCATGTTCATACACATGCTGGGCTACCCGACGCATTTTGGGCAGATGGAGTGTTTGAAGCTTATTGCGTCTCCTGGGTTCCCGGAGAAGAGGATTGGTTATCTCGGGCTCATGTTGCTTCTTGATGAGAGACAGGAAGTGTTGATGCTCGTCACCAATTCATTAAAACA AGATCTTAACCACACGAACCAGTATGTTGTAGGGCTTGCCCTCTGTGCTTTAGGGAATATTTGTTCTGCAGAAATGGCTCGTGATCTTGCGCCTGAAGTAGAAAGATTGATCCAGTTTCGTGACCCTAATATCCGTAAGAAG GCGGCACTTTGCTCCACTAGAATAGTGAGGAAAGTTCCAGATCTTGCAGAGAACTTTGTAAATGCTGCTTCTTCCTTGCTTAAAGAAAAGCATCATGGGGTTCTTATTACAGGAGTTCAACTTTGTTATGAACTATGCACGATCAATGATGAGGCCCTAGAATACTTCAGAAAG AAATGCACGGAGGGGCTGATAAAAACTTTGAGGGATATTACTAATAGTGCATATCAGCCTGAGTATGATGTTGCAGGGATCACAGATCCTTTTCTTCACATACGGTTACTTAAGCTCCTACGTGTTTTAGGCCATGGTGACGCTGATGCTAGTGATTTGATGACTGATATACTTGCCCAG GTGGCCACAAAAACTGAATCAAACAAAAACGCAGGAAACGCCGTACTCTATGAGTGTGTTGAAACAATCATGGCCATTGAAGATACCAGTAGTTTGCGTGTGCTTGCTATCAATATCTTGGGAAGATTCTTATCTAACCGTGACAACAATATCAG ATATGTTGCATTAAACATGCTGATGAAAGCAATCGCGTTTGATGATCAAGCAGTGCAAAGGCACAGAGTTACAATCTTAGAATGTGTTAAG GACCCAGATGCTTCCATCAGGAAAAGAGCTCTTGACCTCGTGTCTCTTTTGATAAATGAGAACAATGTCAAACAACTGACAAAGGAGCTGATTGATTATTTGGAAATTAGCGATGAAGATTTTAAGGAGGATCTTAGTGCGAAAATTTGTTCTATCGTTGAAAA GTTTTCTCCAGAGAAAATCTGGTACATTGATCAGATGCTTAAGGTTCTTTCGGAG GCTGGGAAGTTTGTGAAAGATGATGTGTGGCATGCACTGATTGTTGTCATAAGCAATGCATCAGAGCTTCATGGATATACAGTCAGAGCATTATACAAAGCAGTCTTGACATATTCAGAACAG GAGACCCTTGTCCGAGTGGCGATTTGGTGCATTGGGGAATATGGTGATTTGCTGGTTAACAATGTGGGTATGCTTGGTATTGAAGATCCAATAACG GTAACGGAAAGTGATGCAGTGGACGTAATCGAGGAAGCCATTACTCGCCATAACTCAGATATGACTACAAAAGCGATGGCATTGGTTGCTCTGCTGAAGCTGTCATCCCGCTTTCCTTCTATCTCAGA GAGGATTAAAGATATAATTGTGAAGCAGAAAGGGAGCCTTCTCCTTGAAATGCAGCAGAGAGCTATTGAATTCAATTCTATTGTTGACAGGCATAAAAATATCAG GTCTTCTCTGGTTGAGAGAATGCCGGTGCTAGATGAAGCTACCTTCAATGTGAGGAGGGCTGGCTCTTTGCCTGCGTCAGTTTCAACAATGGCCAAACCTTCAGTTAGTATTCCAAATGGTGTTGCTGCAGCTCCACTAGTGGATTTGCTGGATCTGGGTTCTGACGATATCATGGCTGCACCTAGTTCATCTGGTGCAGATTTCCTTCAGGATCTTCTTGGTGTTGACTTAGGATCATCGCCGGCACAATCTG GTGCAGCCCCGGGTCCAAAAGCCGGCGCAGATCTGTTGATGGATATTTTATCAATTGGAACACCTTCTCCGGCGCAAAACAACACATCATCAATTGATTTGTTATCGACAGCTGCCATTAACAATAGTCCTTCTACTGCCCTAGACACACTCTCTTCACCAGCTCCACCTCACGTAGCAACGACTGCTTCTGCTGGTGGTATGTTTGATTTGTTAGATGGTCTTTCCCCAAGCCCATCGAAGGAAG CAACCAATGGTCCTGCATATCCACCTATTGTTGCATACGAGAGCAGCACCTTGAAGATTGAGTTCACCTTCTCAAAGCCATCAGAGAACCCACAAACAACAAATGTGCAAGCCACTTTTATAAATCTATCTCCTAATAATTTCACAGATTTTATCTTCCAGGCTGCTGTTCCAAAG TTCCTCCAGCTGCACTTGGATCCAGCAAGCAGTAACACACTCCCGGCAAGCGGTAACATTATGCAGAATCTGAAAGTCACTAACAGCCAGCACGGAAAG AAATCTCTTGTGATGCGCATGAGGATTGGGTACAAAGTAAATGGAAAAGATGTACTGGAGGAAGGACAGATCAACAACTTCCCTCGTGGCTTGTGA
- the LOC108838654 gene encoding RING-H2 finger protein ATL47, producing the protein MSETIHQISPAPPPLPLTTANHHSSNRINPILLFVIVLLSFLFFICTVLHLTVKHYLNKKRSRLSSSPGPGSDRNPEELSDSSDNTYNQRQLQQLFHLHDSGLDQALIDALPVFLYREIKGSKEPFDCAVCLCEFSEDDKLRLLPICSHAFHIDCIDTWLLSNSTCPLCRGTLYPLGHQFENLDFNFGFFAGEDGDRVSPPGEKAAAESDNIGKRVFSVRLGKFRSSNNTINEGEGGGGGETSGCVSVNSSSLDDRRCFSMGSYQYVVAESDLVVALCPNSNNEGLKSVKDGESNVEGKKINMRSKGESFSVSKIWQWSNKRSKFGNQAETNLVGSSSSASSSSYPCSGSSTVAAGLSLNGRRFQGP; encoded by the coding sequence atgtctGAAACGATTCATCAAATCTCacctgctcctcctcctcttccactCACCACCGCGAATCATCACTCATCCAATCGAATAAACCCAATCCTCCTCTTCGTCATCGTCCtcctctccttcctcttcttcatctgCACCGTCCTACATTTGACCGTCAAACACTACCTAAACAAGAAAAGGTCTCGACTTTCCTCCTCGCCGGGACCCGGTTCCGACCGAAACCCAGAAGAACTCTCCGACTCCTCCGACAACACTTACAACCAGAGACAGCTCCAGCAGCTGTTCCATCTCCACGACTCGGGTCTAGACCAAGCCCTCATCGACGCCCTCCCCGTCTTCCTCTACAGAGAGATCAAGGGCTCCAAAGAGCCCTTCGACTGCGCGGTCTGCCTCTGCGAATTCTCCGAGGACGACAAGCTCCGGCTGCTTCCGATCTGCAGCCACGCTTTCCACATCGACTGCATCGACACGTGGCTCCTCTCGAACTCGACGTGCCCGCTCTGCAGAGGGACCCTTTACCCTCTAGGGCACCAGTTCGAGAACTTGGATTTCAATTTCGGGTTTTTCGCCGGGGAAGATGGAGATAGGGTTTCGCCTCCGGGGGAGAAGGCGGCGGCGGAGAGTGATAATATTGGGAAGAGAGTGTTCTCGGTGAGGCTTGGGAAGTTTAGGAGCAGTAATAATACTATTAATGAAggtgaaggaggaggaggaggagagacgAGTGGGTGTGTGAGTGTGAACAGTAGTAGTCTTGATGACAGGAGATGTTTCTCGATGGGGTCTTATCAGTACGTAGTGGCTGAGTCAGATCTGGTGGTGGCTTTGTGTCCTAATAGTAATAACGAAGGTTTGAAGAGTGTGAAAGATGGAGAGAGTAATGTCGAAGGGAAGAAGATAAACATGAGGAGTAAAGGCGAGAGCTTTTCTGTGTCCAAGATTTGGCAATGGTCTAATAAAAGATCGAAGTTTGGGAACCAAGCAGAGACCAATCTGGtgggttcttcttcttctgcatcttcttcctcttatcCTTGTTCTGGTAGTAGTACAGTTGCTGCGGGGTTGTCATTGAATGGAAGGAGATTTCAGGGTCCATGA
- the LOC108845062 gene encoding uncharacterized protein LOC108845062 translates to KAMEESKLYRKERKQTKKMKTGRGLRSRVGSIQMRMRRLRVLIPDGRRLSQPDLLLSKTADYIMHLELRIRFLKALSDMYSPHSRN, encoded by the coding sequence AAGGCAATGGAAGAGTCAAAATTGTACAGAAAAGAGAGGAAGCAGACGAAGAAAATGAAAACTGGTAGAGGTTTACGTTCTAGAGTCGGGTCAATCCAGATGAGAATGAGAAGGCTCCGTGTACTGATACCTGACGGGCGAAGACTGAGCCAACCGGATCTGCTTTTATCAAAGACTGCTGATTATATTATGCATTTGGAGTTGAGGATTAGATTTCTCAAAGCCCTCTCCGATATGTACTCACCACACTCTCGAAACTAA